The proteins below come from a single Cannabis sativa cultivar Pink pepper isolate KNU-18-1 chromosome 3, ASM2916894v1, whole genome shotgun sequence genomic window:
- the LOC115711477 gene encoding PAN domain-containing protein At5g03700, with amino-acid sequence METFINSVTRLRVTQFILTIIIITILLYAPTWRCSAAAVTTTQLELLKGFKATPDPSSTTSFQALLQDSSNNFALGFLRINETLLTVAVIHLPSSEPLWAANPTRLLAPWSDSTQLSFNGSLVLLDSHRSRVFWSLGMEGDRVVLLNSSNLQIVEGESVTQSVMWQSFDFPTNTLVENQNLTAKMGLVSSNGLYSMRLGEDFWGLYAAFRHGSEQIYYKHKAMEAKAEIVQGKGPIYTRVNSDGYLGMYQLGTGPPVDVLPFTSFQRHVNGLLRVRLEPDGNLKGYYWDGSNWVLNYQAITEPCELPSPCGSYGFCKSGSGCSCLDNRTDFGSGSCFRGSSSGDFCGDDVAKNNFWVLRREGVELPYKELMSYETTSSLAQCESLCERSCSCWGAVYSNGSGFCYTVDYPIQTLLSVGDLSKMGYFKVRESPGRHRVGVLFRAMIGMLTGIVAVVVGFIGFVIYKTWMKRKGEKRLLEDETGGVSPGPYKDHGSASFRSIEMCSR; translated from the coding sequence ATGGAAACTTTCATCAACTCGGTGACTCGTTTACGTGTGACTCAGTTTATCTTAACCATAATAATCATAACGATTCTTCTATACGCGCCAACATGGCGGTGTAGCGCAGCCGCCGTTACCACTACCCAGCTAGAGCTGCTCAAAGGGTTCAAAGCGACACCGGACCCATCATCAACGACGTCGTTTCAAGCTCTCCTTCAAGACTCGTCTAACAACTTCGCTTTGGGTTTCCTCCGAATCAACGAGACCTTACTAACTGTGGCTGTGATTCATTTGCCATCTTCGGAGCCTCTATGGGCGGCTAACCCGACCCGATTATTAGCCCCGTGGTCCGACTCCACTCAGCTCAGCTTCAATGGTAGTCTCGTGCTTTTGGATTCTCATCGGTCaagggtattttggtcattAGGAATGGAAGGAGATCGAGTTGTGTTACTCAACTCGTCCAATCTTCAAATAGTAGAGGGCGAGTCGGTGACTCAGTCTGTTATGTGGCAAAGTTTTGACTTTCCAACAAATACGCTTGTGGAGAACCAAAACCTCACAGCTAAAATGGGGTTAGTTTCGTCCAATGGGCTATACTCCATGAGATTAGGAGAAGACTTTTGGGGCTTATACGCTGCGTTTAGACATGGGTCGGAGCAAATCTATTATAAGCATAAAGCCATGGAAGCCAAAGCGGAGATTGTTCAAGGAAAAGGCCCGATTTACACCCGAGTCAACTCGGACGGGTACCTGGGCATGTACCAACTCGGGACCGGACCCCCGGTTGACGTGCTACCTTTCACCAGCTTCCAAAGACACGTGAATGGACTCCTCCGGGTCCGGTTAGAACCGGACGGGAATCTGAAAGGGTACTATTGGGACGGTTCTAACTGGGTCTTGAACTATCAAGCGATTACCGAACCGTGCGAGCTTCCCAGTCCGTGCGGGTCCTACGGGTTTTGCAAATCCGGGTCGGGTTGTTCTTGTTTGGATAACCGTACGGATTTCGGATCGGGTTCGTGCTTTCGGGGCTCTTCTTCCGGAGACTTCTGCGGCGATGACGTGGCTAAGAATAACTTTTGGGTTTTGAGAAGAGAAGGTGTGGAGCTGCCGTACAAGGAGTTAATGAGTTACGAAACGACGTCGTCTCTTGCGCAGTGTGAGAGTTTGTGTGAGCGGAGCTGTAGTTGTTGGGGAGCGGTTTACAGTAACGGATCCGGGTTTTGTTACACGGTGGATTACCCGATCCAAACTTTGTTGAGCGTTGGGGACCTGAGTAAGATGGGTTACTTTAAAGTGAGGGAAAGTCCAGGGAGACATAGGGTAGGGGTGCTTTTTAGGGCTATGATTGGGATGTTGACTGGGATAGTTGCTGTTGTGGTGGGGTTTATTGGGTTTGTGATATATAAGACGTGGATGAAAAGGAAAGGAGAAAAAAGGTTATTGGAAGATGAAACGGGTGGGGTTTCACCTGGCCCGTATAAAGATCACGGCTCCGCAAGTTTTAGATCAATAGAAATGTGTAGCAGATAG